Part of the Musa acuminata AAA Group cultivar baxijiao chromosome BXJ3-10, Cavendish_Baxijiao_AAA, whole genome shotgun sequence genome, TTTTACGTAAGCCAGCTGTCAGTTTACCGTCACTCCTACCTTAGCAGCTAATGCATGTAACCGATCGACCTGGAATATTCAAATGGACCATTTGGAGTATGATATGGCACTCCACTACAAAGTTGAAATTGCTTGTTTGTTCAGTTTCAAGATCACTTTTAACATTAATGTAGGTTGAAACATATAAGTGTGAAGCTAAACAGGCACAAAAATTGAAATTCAAAAACAGGGAATTATGATCAATGAACTGAAACAGGTACCTCGTCATCAGGTATACAAATCTGACACATATCGAGAAGAAAACGAGCATCCAGCATCAAACTCATCATCAGCATCAGACGCACCGACATCAATGCTCAAGCCCTGCAACAATGACCTAATGATCGGCACCACAGTAGATCGACCATTCGCCGGCCATGTTGCCACCAGCGTCCCCTTTGCCCTCCGCATCTGGCACTCTGCGATAACTGCCGCCCCGAGGCCATCCATCACACTTCCCGACGGCAAGTAATCCACTCCCTGCACCAGCGGCTGCCCACCGCTTCTCTCCTCCACCGTCTCCAGTTTAAAAACTAGGGTTTCGTCCACTGCCAACCGCCCCCTGTAGTTCTGGCTCCCGATCGAACCAAAGATCAAGACCCTCTCCGCCTGGATCGCACCAAGCAACGACTTCGCGACGGCGCGGGCCCTCTCGGCGGCGACCGGGAACTGAACGGCGACGAGGACCGCCGACGCCGGCCGATGGTCGACAGCGTAGATGTAGCAAGAGCGGTCGCGGGGGCAGGGCTCGAAGGAGTTTCCGGCGAGGGGGGTCTCCGGCAGGATTAGAGTTCCGATGAGAATCTTGTGAGGGATCCGATGAAGGATGGCGAGGGAGGGGGCGGAGAGGGCGACGATGAGGAGGGGAGGGCGGATGTGGTCCGGCCCGAGTTTGGGGTCCAGGAGGAGGAGCGGCGGGGGCAGAGGCGGCGGTGGAGCGGCGAAGTTGTCGAGGTCTTCCTGGAAGAACCTCGAGGGCGGCGGCGACTCGGTGACGACGTCCTCCATCTCTTTTCCGGTCGACGCTACTACTCGTtgcgcctcttcttcttcttcttgttccgaACCGTCGAGGTATACTCACCGCACTCTGCTTGTTTGCGCGACAAGTCAAGACTCGAAGCGTTcttttctttataaaaaaaacatTTATAAAGTGGCATTTATACAGAAATTATCACTAAATAGGAATATCACAATGCTTATAAATATGACTGCTGAAAAACGTctgatatttattattattattattattattttctatttttcctccccccccttttttttttttttttttttttttccatttttctaattttctattttcctcctcttcctcttcctttccgCTTTTTATTTTCCTGTGTCACGCCTGCCAGCAGAGCTGGTTTCGAGCCCGGTCACATTGTTCAGGTGGGCCTCGTGGGCCAACCCACGGcagatctttttttcttttcctttttatctcAATTAAACAGTATAGATTTCTTGTCCTAAAAATACCGACTGGAGTAagcgaaaaaaaaagaaacacactTGTCAATCTGTTACTCAACATTAAATTAGACAATTAATTTTGGGAAAGTGAAATGAGAATAAAACTACTctaagaattaaatgaaatcttaTAAAGTTTTTACTTTCTATTACGGTCTACAAACTCGACTACAAGGCCGATGCAAGTACATCACGGTGTGGATCAGCACATCTCTTCCCGAATCAACAGTTATAATAGCTCTCAGGTGGATTTGGTTACCTTATTGCCAAACAAATATAAAGAGTCAACGAACACCAAATAGAAGCCACTTCGCCATCGACTCTTCCCTCCACCATTTGTTCCcccttccctccctccctccctccctctcactTTTCGCTTTCCCGCCCGTAACGGGAATGAAAGGCCCCCATGGCGGTATAATCCAAAATACCAATTGCCGGTTCCTCGAAGCCCATCCATTATACCGGCACGAATCCAATCGAGACCGTTATCTTTCCGTTGCGGttaaaatatatatagatatgttgTAGCCTTGGTGGCGTCGTTAAGAGCACCCTCGCCTCGCCTCCTATCTCCGCTTTCGaagtttccttcttcccttcggaTTCGGTTTGGAGGCCAATAAAGGCTTCGCAAAGTCTCGAATCGAGAGGCAATCGAACCGGGGGAGAGTTCGGGAGCGTCTCGAGTCCATCGTGATATGTTTCTTTCCCAATTCTTGGGGTCTTGTTTCTTCTGCGATTATTTTGGGGAACTTGTCATCAATTCTGGGGGATTAGGGTTTCTTTCTTTGATTCGGGTTGGTTGACTGCGGAATTAGGGTTTCGGTTTTTGGGGATCGAAGGGATATGATCATTAAACGGAGTTTGAGGGGCCAAATGCCGAGCCTGAAGCGCTGCAAGGCAGAGGAGCCGTCGTTTTCCGACGACGGTGGCGGCGAGGCGGCGGAGGAGAGCCGTCGGAAGCGGCAGAGGGATGGGGGCGGGTCGTTTCCGCTCGAGATGCTGGGGGATCTC contains:
- the LOC103968892 gene encoding uncharacterized protein LOC103968892, which gives rise to MEDVVTESPPPSRFFQEDLDNFAAPPPPLPPPLLLLDPKLGPDHIRPPLLIVALSAPSLAILHRIPHKILIGTLILPETPLAGNSFEPCPRDRSCYIYAVDHRPASAVLVAVQFPVAAERARAVAKSLLGAIQAERVLIFGSIGSQNYRGRLAVDETLVFKLETVEERSGGQPLVQGVDYLPSGSVMDGLGAAVIAECQMRRAKGTLVATWPANGRSTVVPIIRSLLQGLSIDVGASDADDEFDAGCSFSSRYVSDLYT